The following proteins come from a genomic window of Yinghuangia sp. ASG 101:
- a CDS encoding sensor histidine kinase has product MARGRPHRHDVMIAAAGLVSGIVLLLVGVIADYTGLPLAWTLVPLTAMTVAEVLRRAAQKTALVIAFAALIADQFLGSNIATIVMFTDVVYAATLYGPVRQARRLASVSVFATVVAAVAGVGLARDAKGLIVGVFAGLVTLMPWWTGWTIRTHRDEAAAERLRAEQTALLAELDRRSAVEQERARMARELHDVVANHLSAIAIHSTAAMSVAKGDPEATARALAVIRESSVQGLAEMRRLIGLLRGTGGGGGGEAAPGDREGAEAAVPRLDSLDALVARASRSGADNGLRCTLDDRRPGGEQVPAPVELAAFRIVQESLTNALKHAAPGTVTVRLESSATALLVGVESPYAPAPGGPRAPGAGAGLVGMRERASLLGGTFAAGPSPGEGMWRVRAELPLCDAEG; this is encoded by the coding sequence CGCTGGTGCCGCTCACCGCCATGACGGTCGCCGAGGTGCTGCGGAGGGCCGCGCAGAAGACCGCACTCGTCATCGCGTTCGCGGCGCTGATCGCCGACCAGTTCCTGGGATCCAACATCGCCACGATCGTGATGTTCACCGACGTGGTCTACGCCGCGACGCTGTACGGGCCCGTCCGCCAGGCCCGCCGGCTCGCGTCTGTCTCCGTCTTCGCGACCGTCGTCGCGGCGGTCGCGGGCGTGGGTCTCGCGCGCGACGCCAAGGGGCTCATCGTCGGCGTCTTCGCGGGCCTGGTGACCCTCATGCCGTGGTGGACCGGCTGGACGATCCGCACCCACCGCGACGAGGCCGCGGCCGAGCGGCTGCGTGCCGAACAGACCGCGCTGCTGGCCGAGTTGGACCGGCGATCCGCGGTGGAACAGGAACGCGCGCGCATGGCACGCGAGTTGCACGACGTGGTGGCGAACCACCTGTCGGCGATCGCGATCCACTCGACCGCCGCGATGTCCGTCGCGAAAGGCGACCCCGAGGCCACGGCGCGGGCACTGGCGGTGATCCGGGAGAGCAGCGTGCAAGGGCTCGCCGAGATGCGCCGCCTGATCGGGCTGCTGCGCGGTACGGGCGGCGGTGGCGGCGGCGAGGCGGCGCCCGGCGACCGCGAGGGCGCCGAGGCCGCGGTGCCGCGCCTGGACTCGCTGGACGCCCTGGTCGCCCGGGCCTCGCGCAGCGGCGCCGACAACGGGCTGCGCTGCACGTTGGACGACCGCAGGCCGGGCGGCGAGCAGGTCCCGGCGCCCGTCGAGCTGGCGGCGTTCCGGATCGTGCAGGAGTCCCTGACCAACGCGCTCAAACACGCCGCGCCGGGCACGGTGACCGTACGCCTGGAGAGTTCGGCGACCGCGTTGCTGGTCGGTGTGGAGAGCCCGTACGCTCCTGCCCCCGGCGGGCCGCGCGCCCCCGGCGCCGGTGCCGGTCTGGTCGGCATGCGCGAGCGCGCCTCGCTGCTGGGCGGGACGTTCGCCGCCGGGCCGTCGCCGGGGGAGGGCATGTGGCGGGTACGAGCGGAGCTGCCGCTGTGCGACGCGGAGGGATGA